A window of the Bombina bombina isolate aBomBom1 chromosome 3, aBomBom1.pri, whole genome shotgun sequence genome harbors these coding sequences:
- the LOC128651683 gene encoding short coiled-coil protein-like — MNSDMDALEVENQIELEEKTWLINQVLELQHTLEDLSARVDAVKEKNLKLKSENQVLGPYIENLMSASSVFQTTDTKSKRK; from the coding sequence ATGAATTCAGATATGGATGCTCTGGAGGTAGAAAATCAGATTGAACTAGAAGAAAAAACATGGCTGATTAACCAGGTTTTGGAACTTCAGCACACACTTGAAGATCTTTCTGCACGAGTTGATGCAGTTAAGGAAAAAAACTTGAAACTGAAGTCTGAAAATCAAGTTCTTGGACCTTACATTGAGAATCTCATGTCTGCTTCAAGTGTTTTCCAAACAACAGACACAAAGAGCAAGCGGAAGTAG